In the genome of Botrytis cinerea B05.10 chromosome 13, complete sequence, one region contains:
- the Bcdom34 gene encoding Bcdom34, with translation MRLLEQHIERDGSGTITLMPEEPEDMWHAYNLITPTDILRASALRKISRETATGSVTTTRTHCTLSISVVSLDFDPQAGQLHVKGRISEENLYVKVGAYHTLDLELNRKFTIAKIDGWDSVALDVVKEAIREDKEGVVPAVVMQEGMANICLITEHQTILKQRIETRIPKKRAGMAGDFDNGMKRFYQTVLETLLRYVDITHQRPLLLASPGFVAQGFQKYILEEASRTGKKAVLANKNNFVVVHSSSGHLHSLNEILTSPEVLAKLSNTKYARETRFMDEFMTMLRKDDGRAWYGPAEVEKAVEQGAVGAGGGVLLISNELFRSQEIGVRKRWVKVVDKVKNDGGEARVLSSDHESGKRLEGLGGIAAILTYPLEDLDEESEEEIENEEDATAKGVQAMVI, from the exons ATGCGCCTCCTGGAACAACACATCGAGCGTGATGGCTCCGGAACCATCACTCTTATGCCGGAAGAACCAGAAGATATG TGGCATGCCTATAACCTCATAACTCCCACCGACATCCTACGCGCCAGCGCCCTCCGCAAGATTAGCAGAGAGACCGCCACCGGAAGCGTAACCACAACCCGCACACACTGTACCCTATCCATCAGCGTAGTATCTCTAGATTTCGATCCGCAAGCCGGTCAATTACACGTAAAAGGCCGCATAAGCGAGGAAAACTTATACGTCAAGGTCGGCGCATACCATACTCTCGATCTGGAACTCAATCGCAAATTTACAATCGCAAAAATAGATGGTTGGGACTCCGTCGCTCTAGATGTTGTGAAAGAAGCCATACGAGAGGACAAAGAGGGCGTAGTACCTGCGGTCGTGATGCAAGAGGGAATGGCCAATATATGTTTAATCACCGAACATCAAACCATTTTAAAACAGAGAATCGAGACCAGGATACCGAAAAAGAGAGCTGGGATGGCCggagattttgataatgGAATGAAGCGCTTTTACCAGACAGTACTCGAAACTCTCCTGAGATATGTAGATATTACTCATCAACGCCCATTATTACTCGCAAGTCCTGGATTTGTCGCACAGGGATTCCAGAAATACATACTGGAGGAAGCAAGCAGGACCGGAAAGAAAGCTGTACTAGCCAACAAGAATAATTTCGTCGTGGTGCACAGCAGTTCCGGTCATCTTCATAGTCTCAACGAAATCCTCACGAGTCCCGAAGTACTAGCTAAACTCAGCAATACGAAATACGCCCGCGAAACCCGATTTATGGATGAATTCATGACGATGCTTCGGAAAGATGACGGTAGAGCATGGTATGGACCGGCTGAAGTGGAGAAAGCAGTTGAGCAGGGTGCGGTAGGAGCAGGAGGGGGTGTTCTATTAATAAGTAATGAATTATTTCGAAGTCAGGAAATAGGAGTTAGAAAGAGATGGGTCAAAGTGGTAGACAAGGTTAAAAACGATGGAGGAGAAGCGAGGGTCTTGAGTAGTGATCATGAAAGTGGGAAGAGGTTAGAGGGATTAGGTGGTATTGCAGCGATACTGACATATCCATTGGAGGACTTGGATGAGGAGAGCGaggaggaaattgaaaatgaggaGGATGCGACGGCGAAGGGAGTACAGGCTATGGTTATATAG
- the Bcrpa190 gene encoding Bcrpa190, protein MNISQPVPSAIESVDFAFLSTAEIKSLSVKRIENPVTFDSLLHPVPGGLYDPALGAWGDNNCTTCNLSSFSCPGHAGHIDLPAPVYHPTFMDQVLRLLRSKCKYCHQFRMSRKEVNRYVCKLRLIQQGLLSAAEEIENIEVAQPKEGEEPASDSDDESPIDSVIRRRLAFVKKELKAAKASGWEWRREKHEGVAEARRVVVKSFMKAITAGRLCGNCQGISPTYRKDRYVKIFEKSLSVKDKAKMAQGSYRAVNAVQLVHGEKKDRDGDEGIADIDLESNEDEDEGEGESLDVDGDVVMDGSATSSSKPRVAPLPQRYVDAMEVKASLTLLFEKEQEILSLVYNSRSSAKKPSAVKADMFFLQTLLVPPNRYRPEAKTGDGEIAEAQQNSLYKQILKSADTVNQIYLDIQNPDRPSQSQTLRKRDFFDLQEACCSMQDAVNSLIDRDRNPIQGAAGKKNEDGIKQKLEKKEGLFRKNMMGKRVNFAARSVISPDPNIETNEIGVPPVFAKKLTYPEPVTSHNFKEMQQAVINGVDKWPGAAAIENENGQVINLRSKTQDERMALANQLLASSSNGASGARNKKVYRHLTNGDVVLMNRQPTLHKPSIMGHRARVLPGEKTIRMHYANCNTYNADFDGDEMNMHFPQTEVARAEALQIADTDHQYLSATAGKPLRGLIQDHISVSVWMCNKDTYFDRATYQQLIYNCIRPESGHIVGERIVTVPPAIIKPVARWTGKQVITTILKNITPLNCAPISLTGKTQTPADRWGADSEEGVVLFNGGEFITGILDKAQIGPAGGGLIHSVHEVYGPATAGKLLSILGRLLTKYLHMRAFTCGMDDLRLTPEGEQTRIETLSDAGKIGLEVAAKYVSLEDQKPTETDQELLNRLEDVMRDDSKQAGLDALMNARAGKLSTSITNACLPQGLVKQFPHNQMQNMTVSGAKGSAVNANLISCNLGQQVLEGRRVPLMVSGKSLPCFKPFDTHIRAGGYIVNRFLTGIRPQEYYFHAMAGREGLIDTAVKTSRSGYLQRCLIKGMEGLKVEYDTSVRDSDGSMIQFIYGEDGLDVTKQKHLTDFKFLLQNLMSELAQLNYGDPRYETIFEEKEAIIKRMKKALKHAKANDLNGPDPVLSEYNPGKYGYATSEKYFETLTNYMKTNPDGLVKDKDHPDGVGPRKALEPVLVAKYLKSVVEPGEAVGIVAGQSVGEPSTQMTLNTFHLAGHSSKNVTLGIPRLREIVMTASNHISTPSMTLTLNEELTPDECEKFAKSISILSLAEVLDWATVKERIGRGVAFQQAKIYDIHIKLFPSKEYCETYAIDIDDVLFTLQRRFTSKLQHLTRKALGRKKVEKAGKANTAAVPEIGKSVGTIEEARPDAEREMGEDDEDDDGDDDATNDKQKANRSEAVSYAANDDEDDAVQAQNAEPEDVEDMEDEGIGGSPRAAQSDDEDEGDDENGERKKRKTTAASEELEAQVKKRCEDITRFRFDQDNAEWCDVSLEYDADVPKVLMLSIVEEALRSCLIQHIPGIGSCTYDGDNEVKDSKTGKMVKIPVVHTEGVNLKAMQNYAAFINPNKISTNDIAAMLENYGVEACRSTIVQELHSVFDGHAIAVDMRHLNLIADYMTRGGGFSPFNRNGMKGSVSPFMKMSFETTVGFLADAVAECDWDDLANPSSRIVIGRMSKVGTGAFDVLTKVPTGKNEDEDMED, encoded by the exons ATGAATATCTCACAGCCAGTTCCGTCAGCCATTGAGAGCGTTGACTTTGCATTTCTTTCAACGGCTGAGATCAAATCTCTCTCTGTGAAGAGGATAGAGAATCCTGTTACTTTTGACAGTCTTCTTCACCCAGTTCCAGGAGGTCTTTATGATCCAGCTTTAGGCGCATGGGGTGATAACAA CTGCACAACATGTAACCTCAGTTCCTTTTCCTGCCCTGGTCATGCAGGCCATATCGACTTACCCGCTCCCGTTTACCACCCAACTTTTATGGACCAAGTTTTGCGATTATTGCGATCAAAATGCAAGTACTGCCATCAGTTCAGAATGTCGCGCAAGGAGGTCAATCGATATGTTTGCAAATTGCGCCTGATTCAACAAGGTCTGCTCAGCGCCGCCgaggagattgaaaatatCGAAGTTGCTCAGCcaaaagaaggagaagagccTGCTAGCGATTCTGACGACGAGTCTCCCATCGACAGTGTCATTCGAAGACGACTTGCATTTGTCAAAAAGGAGCTGAAGGCCGCTAAGGCCTCtggatgggaatggagaagagaaaagcatGAAGGTGTGGCTGAAGCACGCCGAGTTGTAGTTAAGAGCTTCATGAAAGCAATAACTGCAGGAAGGCTATGTGGAAACTGTCAAGGTATATCTCCAACTTACCGAAAGGACCGATATGTGAAGATTTTCGAGAAATCTTTGAGTGTCAAAGACAAGGCCAAGATGGCTCAAGGCAGCTATCGAGCTGTGAATGCCGTTCAATTGGTTCATGGTGAGAAGAAAGATCGGGATGGCGACGAAGGTATTGCAGATATAGACTTGGAATCCAACGAGGATGAGGACGAAGGCGAAGGCGAAAGCCTCGACGTGGATGGGGATGTGGTCATGGATGGCTCCGCAACTTCAAGCTCTAAACCTCGAGTCGCACCACTACCGCAGCGATATGTAGATGCTATGGAAGTTAAAGCATCATTGACATTGCTGTTcgaaaaagaacaagaaattcTGTCCCTTGTCTACAATTCCCGATCATCCGCCAAGAAGCCATCCGCGGTCAAGGCTGATATGTTCTTCCTACAAACACTTCTTGTCCCTCCAAATAGATATCGCCCCGAAGCGAAGACAGGCGATGGTGAAATTGCTGAAGCACAACAAAATTCTTTGTACAAGCAGATCTTAAAGAGTGCTGATACTGTGAACCAAATTTATCTTGATATACAGAATCCCGATAGGCCGTCGCAAAGCCAaacattgagaaagagagatttcTTTGACCTCCAAGAAGCCTGTTGTTCGATGCAGGACGCTGTTAattcattgattgatagagatCGAAATCCCATCCAAGGTGCAgctggaaagaaaaatgaagatggtATCAAGCAaaaattggagaaaaaggaaggTCTTTTCAGAAAGAATATGATGGGTAAACGTGTCAACTTTGCCGCTCGCTCCGTCATCTCTCCAGATCCAAATATCGAAACGAACGAAATCGGTGTTCCTCCTGTTTTCGCCAAAAAGCTCACATACCCAGAACCTGTCACAAGTCATAACTTCAAGGAAATGCAGCAAGCAGTTATTAATGGTGTCGACAAATGGCCTGGTGCCGCTGCAATCGAAAACGAGAATGGACAAGTCATCAATCTACGCTCAAAGACACAGGACGAGAGAATGGCACTGGCGAATCAATTGCTTGCCTCGTCCAGTAATGGGGCTAGCGGTGCTCGCAACAAGAAAGTTTATCGACATCTTACCAACGGAGATGTTGTGCTCATGAATCGTCAACCAACTCTGCATAAGCCCTCTATTATGGGCCACAGAGCCAGAGTACTCCCAGGAGAGAAGACAATTCGCATGCACTACGCCAACTGTAACACCTACAATGCTGATTTCGATGGAGACGAAATGAACATGCATTTCCCACAAACCGAAGTTGCCCGGGCAGAAGCGCTGCAGATTGCTGACACTGATCATCAATATCTAAGTGCAACCGCTGGTAAACCTCTAAGAGGTTTAATTCAAGATCACATTTCCGTTTCCGTTTGGATGTGTAACAAAGATACGTACTTTGATCGAGCTACCTATCAACAACTTATCTACAATTGTATTCGCCCAGAAAGTGGACATATTGTAGGCGAGCGCATAGTGACCGTGCCACCTGCGATCATTAAACCTGTCGCACGTTGGACTGGAAAGCAGGTCATCACAACAATCTTAAAAAATATCACACCTCTCAACTGCGCCCCAATATCTCTTACAGGAAAAACTCAAACTCCAGCTGATCGATGGGGTGCGGACTCAGAGGAAGGTGTTGTGCTTTTCAATGGTGGTGAGTTCATTACTGGAATTTTGGACAAAGCACAGATCGGCCCTGCTGGAGGTGGTCTTATCCACTCTGTCCATGAGGTCTATGGCCCTGCTACAGCTGGAAAGCTCCTCAGTATCCTAGGTCGCTTGCTCACGAAGTATCTCCACATGAGGGCTTTCACTTGCGGAATGGATGATCTCAGGCTCACCCCTGAAGGCGAGCAAACTCGTATCGAGACTTTGTCAGATGCTGGTAAGATTGGTCTTGAGGTGGCCGCCAAGTACGTTTCTCTTGAAGACCAAAAACCTACCGAAACCGATCAAGAGCTACTCAATAGATTGGAGGATGTCATGAGAGACGATTCCAAACAAGCAGGCCTAGACGCGTTGATGAACGCTCGCGCCGGAAAGCTTTCTACCTCCATTACTAATGCATGTCTTCCCCAAGGCTTGGTCAAACAATTCCCGCACAACCAAATGCAGAATATGACAGTTTCTGGAGCCAAAGGTAGTGCTGTCAACGCCAATCTTATTTCTTGTAATTTGGGACAACAAGTCTTGGAAGGACGTAGAGTACCGTTGATGGTGAGCGGAAAATCTCTTCCATGCTTCAAGCCATTCGATACGCATATTAGAGCGGGAGGTTATATTGTCAATCGTTTCTTGACTGGAATTCGGCCACAAGAATACTACTTCCACGCAATGGCTGGTAGAGAAGGTCTGATTGATACCGCAGTCAAAACTTCCAGATCCGGATATCTACAAAGATGTCTGATCAAGGGTATGGAGGGTCTTAAGGTCGAGTACGATACTTCCGTGCGAGATTCCGACGGATCCatgattcaattcatttatGGTGAAGATGGACTCGATGTGACCAAGCAGAAGCATTTGACCGACTTTAAGTTCTTATTGCAGAATCTCATGTCAGAGCTTGCCCAGTTGAACTATGGCGACCCTCGCTATGAAACtatttttgaagagaaggaagCAATCATTAAACGGATGAAGAAAGCTTTGAAGCATGCAAAAGCGAATGATCTCAATGGTCCTGATCCGGTTCTTTCCGAATACAACCCTGGAAAATATGGATACGCAACATCCGAGAAATATTTCGAGACTTTGACGAACTACATGAAGACCAACCCAGATGGTCTGGTTAAAGACAAGGATCATCCAGATGGTGTCGGACCAAGAAAAGCTTTGGAACCAGTTCTCGTTGCCAAATACTTGAAGTCTGTCGTCGAACCTGGTGAAGCTGTTGGTATTGTTGCTGGTCAGTCTGTAGGTGAACCGTCGACACAAATGACGCTCAACACTTTCCATTTGGCTGGCCACTCTTCTAAGAACGTCACACTCGGTATCCCACGTCTTCGTGAAATTGTCATGACGGCAAGTAACCATATTTCAACGCCATCAATGACATTAACCCTCAACGAAGAGTTAACTCCTGACGAATGTGAAAAATTCGCCAAGTCTATAAgcattctttctttggctGAGGTATTAGATTGGGCTACAGTCAAAGAGCGAATTGGACGTGGAGTAGCTTTCCAGCAAGCTAAGATCTACGATATTCATATCAAGCTTTTCCCTTCAAAGGAGTACTGTGAAACCTACGCCATTGACATTGACGATGTTCTCTTCACACTTCAACGAAGGTTTACATCAAAGCTTCAACATCTCACACGCAAGGCTTTGGGACGAAAGAAGGTTGAAAAGGCCGGCAAAGCAAATACTGCTGCAGTACCAGAAATTGGAAAATCTGTCGGTACTATAGAAGAGGCTAGACCAGAtgcagagagagaaatgggcgaagatgacgaagatgacgacggtgatgatgatgcaacAAACGACAAGCAGAAAGCAAACCGCTCTGAAGCTGTTAGTTATGCTGCaaacgatgatgaagatgatgcggTTCAGGCACAAAATGCTGAGCccgaagatgttgaagacaTGGAAGACGAAGGAATTGGGGGCAGTCCACGTGCAGCACaaagtgatgatgaagatgaaggtgatgatgagaatggagagcGCAAAAAGCGCAAGACAACCGCTGCGTCCGAGGAGCTCGAAGCCCAAGTCAAGAAACGATGCGAAGATATTACTCGTTTCCGCTTCGACCAGGATAACGCAGAGTGGTGCGATGTTAGCCTTGAATATGATGCCGATGTTCCTAAGGTTCTCATGCTTTccattgttgaagaagctcTTCGATCTTGCCTCATCCAGCACATTCCAGGCATTGGATCATGTACCTATGATGGCGACAACGAAGTCAAGGATTCCAAGACAGGAAAGATGGTTAAGATACCAGTGGTTCATACCGAGGGTGTCAATCTTAAGGCAATGCAAAATTATGCCGCATTCATCAACCCCAACAAGATCTCGACCAATGACATCGCCGCAATGCTCGAGAATTATGGTGTGGAGGCTTGTCGATCAACCATCGTGCAGGAATTGCACAGTGTTTTCGATGGTCACGCTATTGCCGTAGATATGCgtcatttgaatttgattgcaGACTACATGACCAGAGGTGGTGGCTTCAGTCCATTTAACCGAAATGGAATGAAGGGCAGTGTCAGTCCTTTCATGAAGATGAGTTTCGAGACAACTGTTGGTTTCTTGGCAGATGCAGTCGCAGAGTGTGATTGGGATGACTTGGCCAACCCAAGTAGTAGAATTGTGATAGGAAGGATGAGCAAGGTCGGCACTGGAGCCTTTGATGTTCTTACTAAAGTGCCAACGGgaaagaatgaggatgaggacaTGGAGGATTGA